The Acidimicrobiales bacterium genome has a segment encoding these proteins:
- a CDS encoding SMC family ATPase, whose translation MLLTRIYLRNFRVYEDELDLEIPPGLVGIYGPNGAGKSALLEAILFTLWGKSRTNKEQVRSSGVGGDCVTEVEFEHEGHLYLARRTLKGINSTVSVEMHCDGLLMSTGIRDAERYVESVLGMDDAAFRASVFAEQKQLAAFSNQAPADRRKLVLQLLGVTPLDTARDAARRDARQLSADHNRLRGMLADVPALEVEVSDAEARAAAAAVVAADDGAAAEAADAALEAAAGVVAEQDLRRQEHEALVLEGKAARHELDSATAALGEQRAELQLLDGAAQELVELALLADGWAESELELRLLEAVLNAAGALGALQLPPEPPVPDLERLEVARARCSQAREDAARATALADSAASELERARQTVERSTGLSAEADCPVCGQALGDAFETVQAHRASELAAAQQRHREAVASSESATGIAGRAARDLAGYEKTAHEMTKARADWERLAARRADAESSLAGAWEKLVSECPRWGGSARPLGTLEAETTALRSLLDAKRAAGAKAERLQGMLARRPALEASIASTSERLEIATQEVMALREKVRALGFDSDALRAAKETQETVAAARRMASKAAAESALVAARESERAAGAAKRLEEAREQHAKLSRLESDARHTARVADLLSEFRNTVVASVGPRLSTHAAELFAELTDREYDELLVDPDTYELQISDGGRVFGLDRFSGSEIDLANLALRVAISEHIHFQSGGSVGLLVLDEVFGPLDEDRKARMLLALERLRARFRQVLVVTHDPEIKEQLPNAIEVVKLPGRRATARPVVR comes from the coding sequence TTGCTGCTCACCCGGATATACCTGCGGAACTTCCGGGTCTACGAGGACGAGCTCGACCTCGAGATCCCGCCCGGGCTCGTCGGCATCTACGGGCCGAACGGGGCGGGCAAGTCGGCGTTGCTGGAAGCGATCCTGTTCACGCTGTGGGGGAAGTCCCGCACCAACAAAGAGCAGGTTCGCTCCTCAGGGGTCGGCGGGGACTGCGTCACGGAGGTGGAGTTCGAGCACGAGGGGCACCTCTACCTCGCGCGACGCACGCTGAAGGGCATCAACTCGACCGTCAGCGTCGAGATGCACTGCGACGGCCTTCTCATGTCGACCGGTATCCGGGATGCCGAGCGCTATGTCGAATCGGTGCTCGGCATGGACGACGCCGCGTTCAGGGCATCGGTGTTCGCGGAGCAGAAGCAGCTGGCGGCGTTCTCCAACCAGGCGCCGGCGGACCGCCGCAAGCTGGTGCTCCAGCTTCTCGGCGTGACCCCGCTGGACACCGCGCGCGACGCCGCCCGCCGCGACGCCCGGCAGTTGTCCGCCGACCACAACCGCCTCCGGGGAATGCTCGCCGACGTGCCCGCCCTCGAAGTAGAGGTGTCCGACGCAGAAGCCAGGGCAGCTGCTGCGGCGGTGGTCGCGGCCGACGACGGAGCGGCTGCTGAAGCAGCAGACGCCGCACTGGAAGCAGCAGCCGGCGTCGTAGCGGAGCAAGACCTGCGCCGGCAGGAGCATGAGGCGTTGGTGCTCGAGGGCAAGGCCGCCCGCCACGAACTGGACAGCGCGACGGCGGCGCTCGGCGAACAGCGGGCAGAGCTGCAGCTGCTGGACGGCGCGGCACAGGAGTTGGTCGAGCTGGCGCTGCTGGCTGACGGGTGGGCGGAGTCAGAACTCGAACTTCGCCTGCTGGAAGCGGTCCTCAACGCTGCCGGCGCGCTCGGCGCGCTCCAGCTTCCCCCTGAGCCCCCGGTACCGGATCTCGAGCGTCTCGAGGTGGCCCGCGCCCGCTGCTCCCAAGCGCGCGAGGATGCCGCCCGCGCTACGGCCCTTGCAGATTCGGCCGCATCGGAGTTGGAGCGCGCGCGCCAGACGGTGGAGCGGTCCACGGGACTGTCCGCGGAGGCTGACTGCCCGGTGTGCGGCCAGGCGCTCGGCGACGCGTTCGAAACCGTCCAGGCCCACCGCGCGTCCGAGTTGGCTGCAGCGCAGCAGCGCCACCGCGAGGCGGTGGCGAGCTCGGAATCGGCCACCGGCATCGCCGGCCGAGCGGCGCGGGATCTCGCCGGCTACGAGAAGACGGCACACGAGATGACCAAGGCGCGGGCGGACTGGGAACGACTCGCCGCGCGGCGCGCGGATGCGGAGAGTTCCTTGGCCGGCGCGTGGGAGAAGCTGGTGTCCGAGTGCCCGCGCTGGGGTGGCAGCGCTCGCCCCCTCGGAACCCTCGAGGCAGAGACGACGGCACTGCGCTCGCTCCTGGACGCCAAGCGAGCCGCCGGCGCCAAGGCCGAACGGCTGCAGGGCATGCTCGCACGCCGGCCTGCCCTGGAGGCGTCGATCGCGTCGACGTCGGAGAGGTTGGAGATCGCCACCCAGGAGGTCATGGCCCTACGCGAAAAGGTGCGCGCTCTGGGATTCGATTCCGACGCACTGCGAGCGGCTAAAGAAACGCAGGAGACCGTGGCGGCCGCCCGGCGGATGGCGTCCAAAGCGGCCGCGGAGTCCGCCCTGGTCGCGGCTCGCGAATCCGAACGGGCGGCCGGAGCCGCCAAGCGACTGGAGGAGGCCCGCGAGCAGCACGCCAAGCTGTCGAGGCTCGAGTCGGACGCCCGCCACACCGCCCGGGTGGCAGATCTGCTGTCGGAGTTCCGCAACACCGTCGTGGCGTCCGTAGGGCCGCGGCTGTCGACTCACGCAGCTGAGCTCTTCGCAGAGCTGACAGACCGCGAATACGACGAGCTGCTCGTCGATCCTGATACGTACGAACTGCAGATCAGCGACGGCGGGAGGGTCTTCGGACTGGATCGTTTTTCCGGGTCGGAGATAGACCTGGCAAATCTGGCCTTGCGGGTCGCGATCAGCGAGCACATCCACTTCCAGTCGGGCGGGTCGGTCGGGCTGCTGGTGCTCGACGAGGTCTTCGGGCCGCTCGACGAGGACCGCAAGGCCCGCATGCTCTTGGCCCTGGAGCGGCTTCGCGCCAGGTTCCGCCAGGTGCTGGTCGTCACACACGATCCGGAGATCAAAGAGCAGCTCCCGAACGCGATAGAGGTGGTGAAGCTCCCCGGTCGCAGGGCGACGGCAAGACCGGTAGTTCGGTAA
- a CDS encoding metallophosphoesterase produces MTCLVFVLPLWFAGGMRVAAIGDAHLGRSYLPITTAGGVNQREVDFEQSFEAAVDLALAQEPDLVVWLGDVFDHPRPTYRAFRVAQRGMAKIREHGLKAAVISGNHDTPRLPGTGSPYSALADTFPEMHFAHRLAYERFEVAGLVIHAVPQMMTVEAALEALDEAARRRDPGRTNLLLTHPRLVQLQPQHADINEIEVDAGRLRSDLVLLGHYHSFARVADGMWYAGSTDTFTFADDPGTAKGIVVLDTDSGECRHVPLEGCRPLVTLETVYALGLSPRELQERVLARASEVPVGAVARLYIDGIDPDVYRMLDMQEIRDAAAAALALRLEPQFVATTMHAELPTVTTLGAQWDGYLEGQDLTGLDRKRVRDLGHDYLDGAIVAAGGS; encoded by the coding sequence ATGACATGCTTGGTATTCGTCCTACCACTCTGGTTTGCTGGGGGCATGCGTGTTGCGGCGATAGGGGACGCGCACCTCGGGCGCTCCTACCTACCCATCACCACGGCTGGCGGGGTCAACCAGCGGGAGGTCGATTTCGAGCAGTCCTTTGAGGCCGCCGTGGACCTCGCCCTGGCCCAGGAGCCGGATCTCGTGGTCTGGTTGGGCGACGTGTTCGACCACCCGCGACCGACTTACCGAGCGTTCCGGGTGGCGCAGCGCGGCATGGCCAAGATCCGCGAGCACGGCCTCAAGGCAGCCGTCATAAGCGGCAACCACGACACCCCGCGCCTGCCGGGCACGGGCAGCCCCTACTCCGCGCTGGCCGACACGTTCCCAGAGATGCACTTCGCCCACCGCCTCGCCTACGAGCGCTTCGAGGTCGCCGGGCTGGTCATCCACGCCGTCCCCCAGATGATGACCGTCGAGGCGGCTCTCGAGGCTCTCGACGAGGCAGCCCGCCGGCGCGATCCCGGCCGGACCAACCTGCTCCTGACCCACCCGAGGCTGGTCCAGCTCCAGCCGCAGCATGCGGACATCAACGAGATCGAGGTCGACGCCGGACGCCTCCGCTCCGACCTCGTGCTCCTCGGTCACTACCACTCCTTCGCACGTGTTGCGGACGGTATGTGGTATGCCGGCTCCACCGACACCTTCACTTTCGCCGACGATCCCGGCACCGCCAAGGGAATCGTCGTGCTCGACACCGACAGCGGCGAGTGCCGCCACGTGCCGCTCGAGGGATGCCGGCCTCTCGTAACCCTCGAGACCGTGTACGCGCTCGGTCTCTCTCCGCGCGAGCTGCAGGAGCGGGTGCTCGCCCGCGCGTCCGAGGTCCCAGTCGGTGCGGTCGCCCGGCTGTACATAGACGGGATCGACCCCGACGTGTACCGCATGCTCGACATGCAGGAGATCCGCGACGCCGCCGCGGCTGCATTGGCGCTGAGGCTGGAACCGCAGTTCGTGGCTACGACCATGCATGCCGAGCTGCCCACCGTGACGACGCTCGGAGCCCAGTGGGACGGCTACCTCGAGGGTCAGGACCTGACCGGCCTCGACCGCAAGCGGGTGCGCGACCTCGGTCACGACTACCTGGATGGGGCGATCGTCGCCGCCGGGGGGAGCTGA
- a CDS encoding nuclease-related domain-containing protein, with product MRNEPARAGRSALECYRTEVRERRRAFTRCAAATFASAGLGWLALRLGGDAGNAAFAGAIVLLVSALWMRPSPDPERWLRGAAGEVATARMLECLPDRKWVVLHDLAVPGSRSNVDHLVIGPTGVWVVDSKTKRGRARRGLGGVRFGDHRLDTGPVRFEASVVEERLGVRVRAVVAVHGAGLPRRGVRSGGVRVVPAGSLVGLLTRPGWPPWRRRCRRSEVRRLARLAESQLAPARCSSPYGGWYRSKRDPREPSRQVDGRR from the coding sequence GTGCGAAACGAGCCCGCCCGTGCCGGGCGCTCGGCGCTGGAGTGCTACCGGACCGAGGTCCGGGAGCGCCGGCGAGCGTTCACGCGCTGTGCTGCCGCAACATTTGCGTCGGCGGGCCTCGGCTGGCTGGCGCTTCGTCTCGGGGGCGACGCCGGCAACGCGGCGTTTGCCGGCGCCATCGTGCTGCTGGTTTCCGCCCTGTGGATGCGGCCCAGCCCCGACCCCGAGCGGTGGTTGCGGGGCGCGGCCGGCGAGGTGGCCACCGCCCGGATGCTGGAATGCCTGCCCGACCGCAAGTGGGTGGTCCTCCACGATCTTGCGGTGCCGGGGAGCAGGTCCAACGTCGATCACCTGGTGATCGGCCCGACGGGAGTGTGGGTCGTCGACTCCAAGACCAAGCGGGGGCGGGCTCGCCGGGGACTCGGCGGCGTGAGGTTCGGGGATCACCGTCTCGACACCGGGCCGGTTCGCTTCGAGGCGTCGGTGGTCGAGGAACGGCTTGGTGTGAGGGTCCGGGCTGTCGTGGCGGTTCACGGCGCGGGGTTGCCGCGGCGCGGCGTGAGAAGCGGGGGAGTGCGGGTGGTCCCGGCCGGCAGCCTGGTCGGCCTTCTCACGCGGCCTGGCTGGCCGCCGTGGCGGCGCAGGTGCAGGCGTTCCGAGGTGCGCCGGCTGGCCCGCTTGGCGGAGTCGCAGCTCGCACCGGCAAGATGTAGCAGTCCATACGGGGGGTGGTACCGGTCGAAGCGAGATCCGAGGGAACCGAGCCGGCAGGTGGACGGGAGGCGGTAG
- a CDS encoding NUDIX domain-containing protein: MVPAATVVPLREERDGLEVLLLRRNSRGAFGGMWVFPGGKVDQADSVQPAGDPPGEGDLGTGSPAEIAAARRAAVREAKEEADLDLDESSLVTHSFWLPPPEAPRRFATWFFLAPAGGEIVVDQGEIHEHRWLAPVEAMAARDSGEIELAPPTFMTLWWLSTKKTVAEAISEAAAREPERFQTRVALDGSGRLAATMWAGDAGYADGDLERPGPRRRMWMTAGGWRVEVDG, from the coding sequence ATGGTGCCGGCAGCCACGGTGGTGCCCCTGAGGGAAGAGCGTGACGGGCTGGAGGTTCTCCTGCTCCGGAGGAATTCTCGTGGCGCGTTCGGCGGGATGTGGGTATTCCCCGGTGGCAAGGTCGACCAAGCGGACTCCGTGCAGCCAGCGGGAGATCCCCCAGGCGAGGGCGATCTCGGCACGGGTAGCCCGGCCGAGATCGCCGCTGCGCGCCGGGCGGCGGTGCGCGAAGCCAAGGAGGAGGCCGACCTCGACCTGGACGAGTCGTCGCTCGTCACTCACTCGTTCTGGTTGCCTCCGCCGGAGGCTCCGCGGAGGTTCGCCACGTGGTTCTTCCTCGCGCCGGCGGGCGGCGAGATCGTCGTGGACCAGGGGGAGATCCATGAGCACCGGTGGCTGGCGCCGGTGGAGGCGATGGCCGCCCGTGACAGCGGGGAGATCGAGCTGGCGCCGCCGACCTTCATGACGCTGTGGTGGCTCAGCACCAAGAAGACGGTCGCCGAGGCGATCTCGGAAGCGGCGGCGCGCGAGCCGGAGCGGTTCCAGACGAGGGTGGCGCTGGACGGGTCCGGGCGCCTGGCGGCGACGATGTGGGCCGGTGACGCCGGCTACGCCGACGGGGACCTGGAGCGGCCCGGGCCGAGGCGCCGGATGTGGATGACGGCCGGCGGCTGGCGGGTCGAGGTGGACGGCTAG
- a CDS encoding ATP-binding protein, whose translation MGFAATARRVRGRLYGRNVLEGTFRAAPDEDLFIGELLVGVDPVTDRRYLFRVVDVTYGSEHREPGWAERVAGTLLADDERGEAGIHPLHEQDRRTYRIADCRCLGYLAPPESGSGPRETFRKPKSLPTQFSAVVAPEAEDFAFLSERMGDLPIGRLRSGEAVVDFTVGIPGSSLATHIGVFATTGMGKSNLMQVLAAGVMRANGRYSLLLVDPHGEYRTALTRHPWASESLRVYANRSLPGTSALKISLAELTVDDLRTAYDWSRPQEEALYELERHYGTAGLAWLADFAAVEDLTGFRDVEISSRVALNTLQVVHRRARRIVDLRCVATDPGLSAGGRIIDDLLSGKVVLVDVSGLGSTEEVLVASFLARRVLETWQAAYLDDADRHQRMPVVSIALEEAQRVLGARGDRESNVFPRVAREGRKFNVGLCAVTQQPKLLDDELLSQFNTFFILGLADEKDRNMLRSSAKQDISAQSAEIQTLMPGECLLVNLHAPFAVPALVDLYSDLARSTPAPPAPRPSAAANTSALVD comes from the coding sequence ATGGGTTTCGCGGCGACGGCGCGGCGGGTCAGAGGCAGGCTGTACGGGCGGAACGTGCTGGAAGGAACCTTCCGGGCGGCGCCCGACGAGGATCTCTTCATAGGCGAGCTCCTCGTGGGTGTCGACCCGGTAACCGACCGCCGCTACCTCTTCCGGGTCGTCGACGTCACGTACGGATCCGAGCACCGCGAACCGGGCTGGGCCGAGCGGGTCGCCGGCACGCTGCTCGCCGACGACGAGCGCGGCGAAGCCGGGATTCACCCGCTGCACGAGCAGGACCGGCGCACGTACCGGATCGCCGACTGCCGCTGCCTCGGATACCTCGCCCCCCCGGAGTCGGGATCGGGGCCGCGCGAGACCTTTCGCAAACCCAAGAGCCTGCCGACCCAGTTCTCCGCCGTCGTGGCGCCCGAAGCCGAGGACTTCGCTTTCCTGTCCGAGAGGATGGGCGATCTTCCGATCGGGCGCCTGCGCAGCGGAGAAGCCGTCGTCGACTTCACGGTGGGGATCCCGGGCTCCTCGCTCGCGACCCACATCGGGGTCTTCGCCACCACCGGCATGGGCAAGTCCAACCTCATGCAGGTTCTGGCCGCGGGAGTGATGCGTGCCAACGGCCGCTACTCGCTGCTGCTGGTCGATCCCCACGGCGAGTACCGCACGGCTTTGACCCGGCACCCCTGGGCGTCGGAGTCACTTCGCGTATATGCCAACCGCTCGCTTCCAGGCACTTCCGCGTTGAAGATCAGCCTCGCCGAGCTCACCGTCGACGATCTGCGCACTGCCTACGACTGGAGCCGCCCGCAGGAGGAGGCTCTGTACGAGCTCGAGCGACACTACGGGACGGCGGGCCTGGCGTGGCTGGCAGATTTCGCTGCCGTCGAGGATCTCACGGGCTTTCGCGACGTGGAGATCTCATCGCGCGTCGCGCTGAACACGCTCCAGGTTGTGCACCGCCGGGCCCGGCGGATCGTGGATCTCCGCTGTGTGGCAACCGACCCCGGGCTGTCCGCCGGCGGTCGGATAATCGACGACCTGCTTTCAGGCAAGGTCGTGCTCGTCGACGTGAGCGGGTTGGGGTCGACGGAAGAGGTGCTGGTGGCGTCGTTTCTCGCCCGCCGCGTCCTCGAGACGTGGCAGGCCGCGTACCTCGACGACGCCGACCGGCACCAGCGAATGCCGGTGGTGTCGATCGCGTTGGAGGAGGCGCAGAGGGTGCTCGGCGCCCGGGGCGACAGGGAATCGAACGTCTTCCCGCGCGTCGCACGCGAGGGACGCAAGTTCAATGTCGGGCTCTGCGCGGTCACCCAGCAGCCGAAGCTGCTCGATGACGAGTTGCTGAGCCAGTTCAACACCTTCTTCATCCTCGGGCTCGCAGACGAGAAGGATCGCAACATGCTGCGTTCCTCCGCGAAGCAGGACATCAGCGCTCAAAGCGCGGAGATCCAGACGCTCATGCCGGGTGAGTGCCTGCTCGTCAACCTCCACGCCCCCTTCGCGGTGCCGGCTCTGGTCGACCTCTACTCGGACCTCGCACGCTCGACGCCGGCGCCTCCCGCGCCCAGACCGTCGGCCGCCGCGAACACCTCGGCACTTGTGGACTGA
- a CDS encoding DNA double-strand break repair nuclease NurA — protein sequence MFEAAHSDTTLVATGTRLAEILGGEGPQLREPGRSDLEFEPDIRLNTLERRGEPPDVWAVDGGQALVADARCVQVYAARASRVRWQAGRCTVEDEGTLRVCLFGMGEEKRALAGSDAPVSPESPVDVNLLRDWLEWQAVASCVQDTLPGGVVLVDGDLQPDWRISSAWLEQLLSTAASRGVVVAGITKHTSLTWGGAPLLGRLERLAADELGPRSCWWAPVARTRPDVGAGIQVVVARLDPDARFSFRVDLPGSLGRAEVEDLLATISALCDDAAFPGYPYPLSVADRLAACPSHVREEVWASIEDVLDSAGVPWDVRERAFADRHRLMERA from the coding sequence ATGTTCGAAGCGGCGCACTCCGATACAACCCTTGTGGCAACCGGCACCCGCCTGGCGGAGATCCTGGGTGGCGAAGGTCCGCAGCTGCGCGAGCCGGGTCGAAGCGACCTCGAGTTCGAGCCCGACATTCGCCTGAACACGCTCGAGCGCCGAGGGGAACCTCCCGACGTCTGGGCGGTCGACGGGGGCCAGGCACTCGTCGCGGACGCCCGGTGCGTCCAGGTGTACGCCGCGCGAGCTTCCCGTGTCCGCTGGCAGGCGGGGCGTTGCACCGTGGAGGACGAGGGCACGCTGCGCGTCTGTCTTTTCGGAATGGGAGAGGAGAAGCGTGCGCTGGCAGGATCGGACGCCCCCGTCTCACCCGAGTCACCGGTCGATGTGAATCTCCTGCGCGACTGGCTGGAGTGGCAGGCGGTCGCGTCGTGCGTGCAGGACACGCTCCCAGGGGGTGTCGTGCTCGTCGACGGGGATCTGCAGCCCGACTGGCGCATCTCCTCGGCTTGGCTCGAGCAACTCCTTTCCACGGCCGCGAGCCGCGGGGTCGTCGTCGCCGGTATCACGAAACACACCTCGCTCACATGGGGCGGCGCTCCACTGCTGGGGCGGCTCGAACGGCTCGCCGCCGACGAGCTCGGCCCACGCTCGTGCTGGTGGGCTCCGGTTGCGCGTACCCGTCCCGATGTCGGAGCCGGGATTCAGGTGGTGGTGGCCAGGCTCGATCCCGACGCGCGGTTCTCTTTTCGCGTCGACCTGCCGGGCTCGCTTGGGCGGGCGGAAGTCGAAGACCTGCTCGCCACGATCTCGGCGTTGTGCGACGATGCCGCCTTCCCTGGCTATCCCTACCCGCTCAGCGTGGCCGACAGGCTCGCCGCCTGCCCCTCCCACGTCCGCGAGGAGGTGTGGGCGTCGATCGAGGACGTGCTCGATTCGGCGGGAGTGCCCTGGGACGTGAGAGAGCGGGCGTTCGCGGACCGGCACCGATTGATGGAAAGGGCGTGA
- a CDS encoding Ku protein, with protein sequence MPRAIWSGSVSFGLVNVPVKLTTATSPKDVRFHQLHDEDGGRINQKRVCSIDGEEVDYSHIVKGYDLGGGRYVTVTPEELAGLDVAATRTIDIEEFVDLAEIDPVYFEHSYYLVPDGRAEKPYALLVETMSRTGKVAIGRFVLRTKQYLATMRARDGVLILSTMLFADEVVDPADLDVPSAADMQPTDRELKMAEQLVESLSAPFDPAKYRDDYREKVLALIDAKAEGEEIVAPETPAAPAPVVDLMAALEESLARAKKRSA encoded by the coding sequence ATGCCCAGGGCCATATGGAGCGGATCGGTCAGCTTCGGTCTGGTCAACGTGCCGGTGAAGCTGACCACAGCGACCTCGCCGAAGGACGTGCGGTTCCACCAGCTGCACGACGAGGACGGCGGTCGCATCAACCAGAAGCGGGTCTGCTCCATCGACGGCGAGGAAGTCGACTACAGCCACATCGTCAAGGGGTACGACCTGGGCGGGGGGCGCTACGTCACGGTCACGCCCGAAGAGCTCGCGGGCCTCGATGTCGCGGCGACCCGCACGATCGACATCGAGGAATTCGTCGATCTCGCCGAGATCGATCCCGTCTACTTCGAGCACAGCTATTACCTGGTTCCTGACGGCCGGGCCGAGAAACCGTACGCCCTCCTGGTCGAGACCATGTCACGCACGGGCAAGGTGGCCATCGGCCGCTTCGTGCTTCGCACCAAGCAGTACCTCGCGACCATGCGCGCACGCGACGGGGTGCTGATCCTGTCGACCATGCTCTTCGCCGACGAGGTGGTCGATCCTGCGGACCTCGACGTGCCGAGCGCGGCCGACATGCAACCGACCGACAGGGAGCTGAAGATGGCGGAGCAGCTGGTGGAGTCGTTGTCGGCTCCGTTCGATCCGGCCAAGTATCGCGACGACTATCGCGAGAAGGTTCTCGCGCTCATCGACGCGAAAGCCGAGGGTGAGGAGATCGTGGCTCCCGAAACCCCGGCGGCTCCTGCCCCCGTCGTCGATCTGATGGCCGCGCTCGAGGAGAGCCTCGCGAGAGCGAAGAAGCGGTCGGCCTGA
- the ligD gene encoding non-homologous end-joining DNA ligase, producing the protein MAAGQKRVEVHVGKRTLSLSNLDKVLWPETGFTKGQLIDYYSRVAEVMVPHLTRRPITLRRWPNGVDGQSFFEKNCPSHHPAWVESVQMGDVRYCTLDEPAALVWVANLAAIELHPSLARAPDLEVPTAVVFDLDPGAPADILTCAKVGFILRSALERLGLETWPKTSGSKGLQIYAPLNCGAGYDRVKPFAQAVAQLLERDHPDLVVSNMEKSIRKDKVLIDWSQNTASKTTVSVYSVRALDRPSVSTPVTWDELDHALSSRDASILRFGPQEVLERVERLGDLHAPVLERRQELPL; encoded by the coding sequence GTGGCGGCGGGACAGAAGCGGGTCGAGGTCCACGTAGGCAAGCGCACCCTCAGCCTGTCGAACCTGGACAAGGTGCTCTGGCCCGAGACCGGCTTCACGAAGGGGCAGCTGATCGATTACTACTCCCGAGTCGCGGAGGTGATGGTCCCGCACCTCACGCGCCGCCCTATAACCCTCAGAAGGTGGCCGAACGGCGTCGACGGGCAGTCTTTCTTCGAAAAGAACTGTCCGTCACATCACCCGGCATGGGTGGAGTCGGTCCAGATGGGCGACGTCCGCTACTGCACTCTCGACGAGCCGGCGGCGCTCGTGTGGGTCGCAAACCTCGCCGCCATCGAGTTGCACCCGAGCCTCGCCCGGGCGCCCGACCTCGAAGTCCCCACCGCGGTCGTGTTCGATCTCGACCCCGGAGCGCCCGCCGACATACTCACCTGCGCCAAGGTCGGGTTCATTCTCCGGTCGGCGCTCGAACGGCTCGGATTGGAGACGTGGCCCAAGACCTCTGGCAGCAAGGGCCTCCAGATATACGCACCCCTGAACTGCGGCGCCGGTTACGACCGCGTCAAACCCTTCGCGCAAGCGGTCGCCCAGCTTCTCGAACGCGACCACCCGGACCTCGTCGTCAGCAACATGGAGAAGTCGATACGCAAAGACAAGGTGCTCATCGACTGGAGCCAGAACACCGCGTCGAAGACGACGGTTTCCGTCTATTCGGTGAGGGCACTCGACCGGCCGAGCGTCTCGACACCGGTCACCTGGGACGAGCTCGATCACGCGCTCTCCTCGCGAGACGCCTCAATCCTGCGCTTCGGGCCACAGGAGGTGCTCGAACGGGTCGAACGGTTGGGGGACCTGCACGCACCCGTCCTGGAGCGTCGCCAGGAACTGCCCCTCTGA
- a CDS encoding FGGY-family carbohydrate kinase — translation MSILVIDVGTSSVRAAIVRPDATVEHVRRRPLPPHVPMPGLVEFDPAAMASAAMEVAHQALDAGGPVDAVGVTAQRSSAIAWDSTTGEPLGPGLGWQDLRTVGMCLELQAQGVRFSPSEAATKFAWLLEQAGPDRCAHAKLGTVDSWIAWNVSGGRLHITDPSNAGVTGLYSRDGLGWRQDLLDKLGLPPDSLPRIVDSSGELGVASELPGAPPLCSLIGDQQASLAGQGCTGPGLAKATFGTGAMLDVCTGDSRPGFSTRGGGGCFPIIAWQREGRITWGVEAIMLAAGTAIDWLVEDLGLLSSPAESEAVAGECEETGGVVAVPALLGFGTPQWDFGARGALFGLTRGSGRPEIVRAVLEGIAHSGADLLESAEQDAGLRVERLRVDGGMSANQVFVQALADACDRPVEVSRELEATTLGAGLLAGLAVGTWKGMDDIAATWNPAQTVEPSGRPNYRDRWREATNRAAKWYPDLSALEF, via the coding sequence GTGAGCATTCTCGTCATCGACGTGGGAACGAGCAGCGTGCGCGCCGCGATCGTGCGCCCCGACGCGACCGTCGAGCACGTCCGCCGCCGCCCGCTTCCTCCGCACGTACCGATGCCGGGTCTGGTGGAGTTCGATCCCGCCGCCATGGCTTCCGCCGCGATGGAGGTCGCGCACCAGGCCCTGGACGCGGGTGGTCCGGTCGACGCTGTCGGCGTCACGGCTCAACGGTCGTCGGCGATCGCGTGGGATTCCACCACCGGCGAACCGCTCGGTCCCGGTCTTGGTTGGCAGGACCTGCGGACCGTCGGTATGTGCCTGGAGTTGCAGGCCCAGGGAGTCCGTTTCTCGCCGAGCGAGGCGGCGACGAAGTTCGCCTGGCTTCTCGAGCAGGCCGGCCCAGACCGGTGCGCGCACGCGAAGCTCGGTACGGTCGACTCGTGGATCGCGTGGAACGTGAGCGGAGGTCGGCTGCACATCACCGACCCGAGCAACGCGGGGGTGACGGGCCTCTACAGCCGTGACGGCCTCGGCTGGCGCCAGGACCTCCTCGACAAGCTCGGGCTGCCGCCGGATTCTCTCCCTCGGATAGTCGATTCCAGCGGCGAGCTCGGCGTTGCCAGCGAGCTTCCCGGAGCCCCCCCGCTGTGCTCGCTCATAGGGGACCAGCAGGCGTCCCTCGCGGGGCAGGGCTGCACGGGACCGGGCCTCGCCAAAGCGACGTTCGGCACGGGAGCGATGCTCGATGTGTGCACCGGCGACTCGAGACCGGGGTTCTCGACCCGCGGGGGAGGCGGCTGTTTCCCGATAATCGCCTGGCAGCGGGAGGGGCGCATCACGTGGGGTGTCGAGGCGATCATGCTCGCGGCGGGAACGGCCATCGACTGGTTGGTGGAGGATCTGGGTCTCCTCTCGAGTCCCGCCGAGTCCGAAGCCGTGGCGGGCGAGTGCGAGGAAACCGGCGGGGTGGTGGCGGTACCGGCGCTGCTCGGATTCGGCACCCCCCAATGGGATTTCGGGGCGAGAGGCGCGCTGTTCGGGCTGACACGAGGTTCCGGCAGGCCGGAGATCGTGCGCGCCGTGCTCGAAGGAATCGCCCATTCCGGCGCCGACCTGCTGGAGTCCGCGGAACAGGACGCCGGCCTGCGCGTCGAGCGCCTGCGCGTCGACGGTGGCATGAGCGCCAACCAGGTGTTCGTGCAGGCACTGGCCGATGCTTGCGACCGGCCGGTGGAGGTCTCACGTGAGCTGGAGGCGACGACGCTCGGGGCGGGGCTGCTCGCAGGTCTCGCCGTCGGCACCTGGAAGGGGATGGACGACATCGCCGCCACGTGGAATCCCGCGCAGACCGTTGAGCCGAGCGGCCGGCCCAATTACCGGGACCGTTGGCGGGAGGCAACCAACCGCGCCGCGAAGTGGTACCCGGACCTAAGCGCGCTCGAGTTCTGA